The DNA sequence TCGCCGCCAAGGCGACATTCGAAGTCACGAAGGATGGCAGCAAGATCGCGACCATGGAGCCGGAAAAGCGCATGTACACCGTGCAGCAGATGCCGATGACGGAAGCAGCAATCGACCGCGGCTTCACGCGCGACCTTTACGTGTCGCTGGGCGAATCCACCAATGACGGTGCCTGGGTGGTTCGGGTGCAGCACAAGCCCTTCGTGTCCTGGATCTGGGCCGGTTGCCTGATCATGGCATTCGGCGGTCTGCTCGCCGCCTCTGATCGCCGCTACCGTGTGCAGGCGCGCAAGCGCCAGCAGGCCACGGCTGCGGCCCCGATCAATCCTGCCAACGTTACTGCGTAAGCATCATGAAGAGATTTCTGCTTCCACTCGGCGTATTCGCCGCACTGCTCGGCTTTCTGTACATCGGGCTGCATCTGAATCCGCGTGAAATCCCGTCGCCGTTCATCGGCAAGCCGGCGCCCGCCTTCAAGTTGTCGCAGTTAGGCGATCCCGACAAGACCATCTCCAACCAGGACATGCTGGGCAAGGTCTGGCTGCTCAACGTCTGGGCGTCGTGGTGCGTGTCGTGCCGTCAGGAGCATCCGGTGCTGATGCATTTCTCCAAGACCGGTGCAGTGCCTATCGTCGGCCTGAACTACAAGGACAAGCGGGGCGAGGGCATGGCGTGGCTGGGCGAGTTCGGCGATCCGTACATGACCTCGGCCTTCGATGCCGATGGCCGCGTCGGCATCGACTACGGCGTGTACGGCGTGCCGGAAACCTTCGTGATCGACAAGAAGGGTGTTATCCGCATGAAGTACACCGGCCCGATCACGCCGGAAGCCATCAGCGAAAAACTGCTGCCTCTGATTAAGGAGTTGAACCGTGCGTAAGTGGATGATCTGTTTGCTGCTCGCATTGGGGGCGTCCGGCGCACTGGCGCGCGAGGCGCCGCCGGCAGCGGCCAACCCCGAGCTGGAAAAGCGCGTCCTGTCCCTGTCCGAGGAATTGCGCTGCCTGGTGTGCCAGAACCAGACTCTGGCCGACTCGCATGCCGAGTTGGCGATCGACCTGAAGAACCAGGTGCGCGAAAAGCTGGCGGCCGGCATGTCGGACAAACAAGTGGTCGACTACATGGTGGAGCGCTATGGCGACTTCGTGCTGTACCGGCCGCCGGTCAAGGCCACCACCTGGCTGCTGTGGTTCGGGCCGTTCCTGCTGCTGGTTGGCGGCATCGCGGTGCTCGCGGTGAAGCTGATGAAACGGCGCAACGCGGCGGAAGACCTGCCGGAAGAAGATTTGCAGCGCGCGGCGGCATTGCTCGACGCCGCCAACGATACGAAGGATAAAGCATGACCGGATTTTTGATTGGCGCGGCGTTATTGATTGCAACGGCCTTGCTGTTCGTGTTGCGGCCTTTGCTGCGCAAGCGGCCGGATGAAGTGGGCGAGGTGCCGCGCGGAGAACTGAACCTGAGCGTGCTGCGCGACCAGCTGCGCGAGCTGGAGGCGGATCTGGCCGACGGTGCGATCGAACAGCATGCGTATGAAAGCGCACGCCGCGAACTGGAGCGCCGCGTCGCCGAGGAAGTGCAGCCGCAAGCCGTCCCGACGCGCACTGGTACGGAAAAGCGTTGGACGCCATGGGTCGTTGCCGTCGCATTGCCGGCGCTGGCGATTTCGCTTTACATGTATCTCGGCACGCCCGCCGGGCTTGATCCCGCGCAGACGGTCGCTGCTTCCAGTGAGAATTCGCACGAGCTTACGCCGCAACAGATCGAAGGCATGGTGGCGCGCCTGGCGGAACGCCTCAAGAACGAGCCGGACAACGTCGACGGCTGGAACATGCTGGCGCGCTCCTACAACGCGCTGGGCCGCTTCGACGAGGCGAGCAAGGCGTTCGGGCATCTGGTGACGCTGGTGCCGAATGACGCCAACCTGTTCGCCGATTATGCCGACGTGCTGGCGATGGCGAGCAACAAGAGCCTGCAGGGCGAGCCGGAGAAGCTGATCGAGCGGGCGCTGTCCATTGAGCCGAACAATGTCAAGGCGCTCGCCTTGTCGGGCAGCGCCGCGTTCGAGCGGCGCGACTATGCGGCCGCCGTGACGCGCTGGCAGAAGATCCTGGCGCTGGTGCCGGCCGAGTCCGACATCGGACGTTCGATTTCCGGCAGCATCAGTGAAGCGCAGGGGCTGATGGGAATTACTCCGGCGCCGGCTAAGGCCGAGCCTTCGGCCAAGGCGGTAGCTGCCGGCGGTGCGACGCTGGAAGGCGTGGTCGAACTCGACCCGGCCTTGCGTGCCCAGGCATCGGATTCCGATACCGTGTTCATCTTCGCGCGCGCCGCGCAAGGACCTCGCTTTCCGCTGGCCGTGCTGCGCAAGCAGGTCAAGGACTTGCCGGCGGCCTTCGTGCTGGATGACAGCATGAGCATGACGCCGGATGCGAAGTTGTCCAACTTTCCGATGGTGGTCGTCAGCGCACGTATTTCCAAGACAGGCAACGCGACGCCGAGCGCGGGTGATCTGGAAGGCGCGATCGAGCCCGTGCAGCCGGGGACGAAGAATCTGAAGATCCGGATCAACAAGCGAAACGGATAGTAACGAAGGGAGAGGGAGATGAAAGCATTCATCATCGCCGGCGCGATATGGTCTGCTGCGGCGGCGGGCATGCTGCTGCCGCAGCAGTCGCTGGCGGTCGACGCGGAAGCGGCGCAAAAGCTGACGCGGGCTGAGGGGTGCCTGCGTTGTCACGGAATTGATCGTGGCAAGGATGGACCGGCATACA is a window from the Noviherbaspirillum sp. UKPF54 genome containing:
- a CDS encoding DsbE family thiol:disulfide interchange protein — translated: MKRFLLPLGVFAALLGFLYIGLHLNPREIPSPFIGKPAPAFKLSQLGDPDKTISNQDMLGKVWLLNVWASWCVSCRQEHPVLMHFSKTGAVPIVGLNYKDKRGEGMAWLGEFGDPYMTSAFDADGRVGIDYGVYGVPETFVIDKKGVIRMKYTGPITPEAISEKLLPLIKELNRA
- a CDS encoding cytochrome c-type biogenesis protein CcmH translates to MRKWMICLLLALGASGALAREAPPAAANPELEKRVLSLSEELRCLVCQNQTLADSHAELAIDLKNQVREKLAAGMSDKQVVDYMVERYGDFVLYRPPVKATTWLLWFGPFLLLVGGIAVLAVKLMKRRNAAEDLPEEDLQRAAALLDAANDTKDKA
- the ccmI gene encoding c-type cytochrome biogenesis protein CcmI; its protein translation is MTGFLIGAALLIATALLFVLRPLLRKRPDEVGEVPRGELNLSVLRDQLRELEADLADGAIEQHAYESARRELERRVAEEVQPQAVPTRTGTEKRWTPWVVAVALPALAISLYMYLGTPAGLDPAQTVAASSENSHELTPQQIEGMVARLAERLKNEPDNVDGWNMLARSYNALGRFDEASKAFGHLVTLVPNDANLFADYADVLAMASNKSLQGEPEKLIERALSIEPNNVKALALSGSAAFERRDYAAAVTRWQKILALVPAESDIGRSISGSISEAQGLMGITPAPAKAEPSAKAVAAGGATLEGVVELDPALRAQASDSDTVFIFARAAQGPRFPLAVLRKQVKDLPAAFVLDDSMSMTPDAKLSNFPMVVVSARISKTGNATPSAGDLEGAIEPVQPGTKNLKIRINKRNG